The Sneathiella sp. P13V-1 nucleotide sequence AACGCAACGAGTAAGTCATAATAAAAAACGCCCGATAGGCTTATATCCTACCGGGCGTCTTAAAATACCTAAGTACTAATTTTTTAGTAGCTAATGCGCGATACTGATTTCCAACGTTGTCCGCTCACTTGGAACAATGTTGCGCTGTTACGTGGATCTGGACCTAAGTGATCTTCGGCTGAAAAACCAACTGTTGGTCCACCAAATGGTGATTCAAAGGATTTGATGGATTCCAGTGTTTCAGCAACTTTTTCAGCAGTAAGATCTCGACCCGCTTTTTTGAGTGCTTCACCAAAAAGACGCATCGCTTCATAGCCTGCAATTGACTGTAAAACGGCATCTTTGTTGAACATCTTCTTATAACGATCCATCCAATCTTTTACATGATCAGAAGCCTCATCATAATAGGGGATTGGGGTTTGACTTACACCATACATACCTTCGGTCGCACCTTTGGCCAGCATGATGTTCTCCGGAACGTAGCCTGCGGAACTCACCACAAATTTTGCATCGTAACCAACTTTGCGCGCTGTACCGACACTACCCAAAGTTTCCGCAATAATAGTACCCAGACAAATCAGATCCACATCTGCAGATTTCAGTTTTGCAATCTGTGATGAGAAATCTTTAGAGCCGCGCTTGAAGTTTGTTGCAACGACTTCCGGCAGGCCCATTTCTTTTGCTTGATCGGCACAACCACGCAGGACATTCTTACCAAAGTCATCATCCTGATACAGAACACCAACTTTTTTCGCGCCGCCATTTTCGACCAGGTACTTCACTGCCGCACGCATCTGATCATAATAAGGGGTTAAGTTGGAGAATTTGAGCTTATGAAGCGGCTCATACATTTCGCTCGCGGCTGTCAGTGGGAATACGTTTAGAACCCCTTGTTTAAGAGCACGTGGCATTGTCACCATATTCATCGGCGTGCCAAGCGCACCAACAAGCGCGAAAACTTTATCGCGTTTCAACAGCTTATCACCCGCTTGAGCGGCTTTATTTTGCTGATAGGCTGTATCTTCAACGATCAACTCAAGTTTACGGCCATTGATACCGCCAGCTGCGTTATATTCTTCCACCGCCATACGGATACCATTGGTCACCGGCACCCCCCACAGTGCAACTGGACCGGAAAGTGGCTGGTGAGAGCCCAACACAATCTTGTCGTCATGAACACCTTGCGTTGCTTGGGCAGTCCCTGTGAAAGTAGCCGCGGCTGCAAGCGCGGTCACCATCGTCAGGCCCAAACGGACAAAACTTCTTCTTTTCATTTTCTTCCTCCCATAGTTATATCTATTAAATATGCCCGCCTTAAGCGAAAACTCAAATAGATACCGCACCAATCAATACATGGTATCGATCAATTCCTTGTATTTCTTATTCACGAAAGACCGCTTCAATTTCATTGTCGGGGTCAGCTCATCATCTTCAGCCGTCAAAATCTCGTCGATGAGGCGGAATTTCTTGATTGTTTCCACCTGAGCGAAGTTCTTATTCACCTTTTCGACTTCCGACCAAATCAGTTCCTCAACCTCTTTTGCCTTACACAGGCTTTGGAAGTTGGTAAAAGGAACGTCTCTATCCTGCGCAAACTTTTCGACATTTTCCTGATCTATCATCACCAGACAGGTCAAATATTTACGCTTGTCACCAATCACAACGGCATCGGATACATAAGGGCTAAATTTAAGTTGGTTTTCAATCTCCGACGGGGTGATGTTTTTCCCGCCTGCCGTAATGATAATATCTTTCATACGATCAGTGATTTTGACAAATCCCTGATTATCGATATATCCAACATCCCCTGTGTGCAGCCAACCATCGACGATGGTTTCTGCTGTCTTCTCAGGTTTGTTGAGATACCCCATAAAGACATGCGGGCCTCTTAAAAGTATCTCTCCCTGCTCGGAGATGGAAACCTCTGTATTAGGGGCCGCCGCACCTACGGTTCCGATTTTGAACCGATCCGGCAGGTTGGAAGTTGCGAGGCCAACATTTTCGGTCTGCCCATAGACTTCATACATATCCAGCCCAAGGGAAAGATACCATTTAATCAGATCCGGAGAAATTGGAGCCGCGCCGGTTCCTAGGTAATGTGCCCGGTCTAGCCCTAAGAACCGTTTGAGGTTCTTCAAAACCAGATGATCCCCAATCCAGAATTTGATCCTGTCCACCGCACCTGGAGTTTTACCCTCCAGTTTGCAATCCGCAATTCGACCGCCGGCATCAATGGCCATTTTATAAGCCATTTTCTGCAATGTGGTTGCATCACTTAGTTGCAGCATAATTGCGGAATAGAATTTTTCCCAGATACGCGGTACTGCAAAGAAAATTGTCGGAGATACTTCGCGAATATTCTCCGGCACTGTGTCCAATCCCTCTACAAAATTCACAACCGATCCTGAAAACAGAGGCAGGAAAATTGTGAAGGCACGCTCGGCAATATGGCAAAGCGGCAAGAAAGACAACTGTTCATCATCAGGACCAAAGCCAACCAAAGGTGTCTGATTGGAAATCTGGAACATTAGATTACGATGCGCAATCATCGCGCCTTTTGGCGGCCCGGTTGTCCCTGACGTATAAATCAGAATAGCAAGATCAGAAGCCTGAGATTTCGCAATCTCCTCTTCCCAGAAGGAAGGTTGCTCCTTGTGATAGGCTTCACCCAACGCGTACAGGTCATCAACGCTGATCACCATATCGTCGGAAAAATCCCGAAGACCATCCATATCAAGAACAATTATTTTCCGAAGATCTGGCAAGTTGCCTCGAACCTCCAGGATTTTATCCAATTGTTCTTCATTTTCGGCCACAAAGTATTTTGTACTGCTATCAATACACAGATACTCAACCTGCTTGGCACTGTCGGTAGTGTAAACACCGTTGCTAACACCCCCAACACCCAGAATTCCCATATCGAAATAGAGCCATTCCGGATTATTTTCGCTGAGGATCGAGACCACTTCGCCTCGCTTCAAGCCAAGTGAAACCAATCCCAAGCCAACGGAGCGTGCCTTTCTGCCATACTCCGCCCAGGTAATGCTCCGCCAGATGCCAAGATCTTTCTCACGCATGGCAATTTTCTGGTCAAACTTCTGCACCCGATCCCAGAACAACTTGATGGTCGTATCATAACCGTCAATCAAGGTCGGTGGATAACTATGTGCGTTCATTTCTTCTCTCCCAACCTCTTAAATTAACGCCACGTTTTCCGCTTCTTCCAGCGACGTTTGCCTCGGACACCATGGTCCTGCATCCCAAGGTAAAACTCCTTGATATCGTCTTTTTCCAGAAGATTTGCGGTTGTGTCTTCCATTACGATACGTCCAACTTCCAACACATATCCGAAGTCGGCTGTGTGCAGGGCAATGTTGGCATTTTGCTCAACCAACAGCATGGTCATGCCCTGTTCAACATTGAGACGTTTAATGATACCGAAGATCTCTTTTACGAGGCGCGGGCTTAGGCCAAGACTTGGCTCATCCAGCAGCATGACTTTCGGTCGCGCCATTAACGCGCGACTGATCGCCAACATTTGTTGCTCACCACCGGAAAGTTGACCGGCGGGTTGCTCAGCACGTTCCTTCAGGATCGGGAAATAGTTGTGAACCAGTTCCATATCCTGTGCGATCTCGTCTTTGTTGCTGCGGGTATAAGCCCCCATCATCAGATTGTCATGAACACTCAGGAACGGAAACACTTCCCGCCCCTCAGGGACATGGCTCAACCCCTGACGCATAATCCAGTCAGGATCATTTTTTTGAATTTCCTGACCATCAAAGACAACGCTGCCTTTTTGGGGATCCATAACACCACTGATGGTTTTCAAAATCGTGGTCTTGCCGGCGCCATTGGCGCCAAGAACGGTTACGATCGTGCCTTCCTTTACATCCAGAGAAACGCCGCGGATCGCCATAATGGGACCGTAATAAGTTTCAATGTTCCGCACTTTCAAGATTGCTTCACTCATGTCATCCCCCCAGATACGCTTTGATCACTTCAGGATCATTTTGCACTTCCTGAGGCGTGCCATATGCCAGCATACGCCCATAGTTCAGAACCAGAACCCGATCAGAAACTTCCGAAACAAGTCCCATATCGTGCTCAACCATCAACACAGTGATGCCCAGATCTTTTTTGATGTCATCAATCCAGAAGGACATATCTTGCGTCTCTTCCACATTAAGACCCGAAGAAGGTTCGTCCAGCAGGATCAGTTTAGGTTCTGTACACAAAGCACGACCAAGTTCGACAACTTTGCGAACACCGTAAGGTAAGTTCATAATCAGGCTGTCACGGTAGTGTTGAAGATCAAGAAAATCGATAACCTCCTCAACCTTTTCACGATGAGCAAGCTCAGCCTTGCGCACAGAAGGGAAGAAGAGACCTTCTTTCCAAACAGAACGCTTGGTATGACAATGACGCCCCACGAGCAGGTTCTGCAGCACCGAAGCGTGCTCAAACAATTCAATATTCTGAAATGTCCGCGCAATCCCACGTCCCGCAATTTCGTGAGGAGGAACGGTTGTAATATCCTCCCCATCAAAAACCATCCGGCCTTCTGAGGCATCATAGATACGACTGATCAAGTTAAAGATCGTTGTCTTTCCTGCACCATTTGGCCCGATAATTGTGAAACATTCACCTTTTTCAATTTCAAAATTTACGCCATCCACGGCCTTCACGCCGCCAAAGTTGATGGCCAGATTTTCTGCAGTAAACAGGGTCATCTCAACCTCTCAGACTTCATGTAGGATTTCTGACGCTTGAACGTCGCTTTTTTGTAGAGCGGGAACATTTGGAAGTAGAGCTTGACCTTCAGCCAACGCCCATAA carries:
- a CDS encoding ABC transporter substrate-binding protein is translated as MKRRSFVRLGLTMVTALAAAATFTGTAQATQGVHDDKIVLGSHQPLSGPVALWGVPVTNGIRMAVEEYNAAGGINGRKLELIVEDTAYQQNKAAQAGDKLLKRDKVFALVGALGTPMNMVTMPRALKQGVLNVFPLTAASEMYEPLHKLKFSNLTPYYDQMRAAVKYLVENGGAKKVGVLYQDDDFGKNVLRGCADQAKEMGLPEVVATNFKRGSKDFSSQIAKLKSADVDLICLGTIIAETLGSVGTARKVGYDAKFVVSSAGYVPENIMLAKGATEGMYGVSQTPIPYYDEASDHVKDWMDRYKKMFNKDAVLQSIAGYEAMRLFGEALKKAGRDLTAEKVAETLESIKSFESPFGGPTVGFSAEDHLGPDPRNSATLFQVSGQRWKSVSRISY
- a CDS encoding AMP-dependent synthetase/ligase, with product MNAHSYPPTLIDGYDTTIKLFWDRVQKFDQKIAMREKDLGIWRSITWAEYGRKARSVGLGLVSLGLKRGEVVSILSENNPEWLYFDMGILGVGGVSNGVYTTDSAKQVEYLCIDSSTKYFVAENEEQLDKILEVRGNLPDLRKIIVLDMDGLRDFSDDMVISVDDLYALGEAYHKEQPSFWEEEIAKSQASDLAILIYTSGTTGPPKGAMIAHRNLMFQISNQTPLVGFGPDDEQLSFLPLCHIAERAFTIFLPLFSGSVVNFVEGLDTVPENIREVSPTIFFAVPRIWEKFYSAIMLQLSDATTLQKMAYKMAIDAGGRIADCKLEGKTPGAVDRIKFWIGDHLVLKNLKRFLGLDRAHYLGTGAAPISPDLIKWYLSLGLDMYEVYGQTENVGLATSNLPDRFKIGTVGAAAPNTEVSISEQGEILLRGPHVFMGYLNKPEKTAETIVDGWLHTGDVGYIDNQGFVKITDRMKDIIITAGGKNITPSEIENQLKFSPYVSDAVVIGDKRKYLTCLVMIDQENVEKFAQDRDVPFTNFQSLCKAKEVEELIWSEVEKVNKNFAQVETIKKFRLIDEILTAEDDELTPTMKLKRSFVNKKYKELIDTMY
- a CDS encoding ABC transporter ATP-binding protein, producing the protein MSEAILKVRNIETYYGPIMAIRGVSLDVKEGTIVTVLGANGAGKTTILKTISGVMDPQKGSVVFDGQEIQKNDPDWIMRQGLSHVPEGREVFPFLSVHDNLMMGAYTRSNKDEIAQDMELVHNYFPILKERAEQPAGQLSGGEQQMLAISRALMARPKVMLLDEPSLGLSPRLVKEIFGIIKRLNVEQGMTMLLVEQNANIALHTADFGYVLEVGRIVMEDTTANLLEKDDIKEFYLGMQDHGVRGKRRWKKRKTWR
- a CDS encoding ABC transporter ATP-binding protein, with amino-acid sequence MTLFTAENLAINFGGVKAVDGVNFEIEKGECFTIIGPNGAGKTTIFNLISRIYDASEGRMVFDGEDITTVPPHEIAGRGIARTFQNIELFEHASVLQNLLVGRHCHTKRSVWKEGLFFPSVRKAELAHREKVEEVIDFLDLQHYRDSLIMNLPYGVRKVVELGRALCTEPKLILLDEPSSGLNVEETQDMSFWIDDIKKDLGITVLMVEHDMGLVSEVSDRVLVLNYGRMLAYGTPQEVQNDPEVIKAYLGG